From Malassezia restricta chromosome VIII, complete sequence, the proteins below share one genomic window:
- a CDS encoding helix-loop-helix DNA-binding domain protein translates to MDSFEFGSEYTSLEELPAFYHASKTTGPLEAANSPDKNGTLMYAHNDVLVPVHLEGHNNVPLHMVGDNAVQQKDIHTPDPISSEDIHASSHFYQMLHEHMPADIQRPDNANMQGHSNYETFVTQDKSSAQSIAGMQTFDLPAFPMHGKLPPTESQSYMSSNNVVSSEPAAGSQGITHMSSFSDKSCPPLDSSGVTPASVFSKVSSSSANDFLPPITSPMLQPQGSQQHVYGLNEVKDVQMTPDLLHMSSASSGANVPGPPDLMTGNVMMPNGFTHSITPSPTLSAEQRPPLRRSRGTDSKISRVRPSPLIKPVQSPKNVWQGRKRGGSLHSSPSLGAIESISNAMQDSSNGFSISSPALSPASMSLPRSNTVAKPLPARSSTMDETKSGASNPGHGDTQEHAERTPFLKSPSPIELANSDPTQPATQPATPGTLMGLAYSPRPSSAPVETVGSVTSTPALPPSTSSQQNIYYPPSYGGMNSYQTQNAVSAVTASALINASQPPHGIFFQGGAVPHKSFYPSGVSQDGPASWFNMRRAENFGLDQRRTSHKAAEQKRRDSLKHCFDELRVLLPSITVDHNSPGGSMLGPDGSNEDRLAEGFGLMEMSDRNGDQPSAQGEGVSDSNLDPNRTIAKVLLLRHSNEYLIRLKKRIERRDVALQTLSEEVVRLRSILSKQGISFDGEDAKVSSELSSLSIKSEKREPPTRQDVPVGHPENQDASSGDVERPLNP, encoded by the coding sequence ATGGATTCTTTTGAATTTGGCTCTGAGTATACTTCTTTAGAAGAGTTACCAGCTTTTTATCACGCTTCGAAAACGACCGGCCCCCTTGAAGCAGCCAATTCTCCCGACAAGAACGGAACACTGATGTACGCTCACAATGACGTTTTGGTTCCTGTTCACTTAGAAGGTCACAACAACGTACCTTTGCATATGGTAGGCGACAATGCTGTGCAGCAAAAAGACATTCATACGCCTGACCCAATCTCCTCGGAAGACATCCATGCCTCTTCTCACTTCTACCAAATGCTTCATGAGCACATGCCCGCAGACATCCAAAGGCCAGATAATGCTAACATGCAAGGACACTCTAATTATGAAACATTTGTAACTCAAGACAAGAGCAGTGCTCAGTCTATCGCGGGAATGCAGACGTTCGACCTGCCGGCGTTTCCCATGCACGGCAAGCTTCCACCCACAGAATCGCAGTCCTATATGTCAAGTAATAATGTGGTCTCCAGTGAGCCTGCCGCTGGATCTCAAGGCATAACTCACATGTCCAGCTTCTCGGACAAGTCATGTCCTCCTCTTGATTCGTCGGGCGTGACGCCAGCAAGTGTGTTCTCCAAAGTCAGCAGCTCTAGCGCAAATGATTTTCTACCACCCATTACATCACCAATGCTGCAGCCTCAGGGATCGCAGCAACATGTATATGGTCTGAACGAAGTCAAAGATGTGCAGATGACACCCGATTTGCTGCACATGTCGTCTGCATCGTCTGGTGCGAATGTGCCCGGGCCGCCTGATCTGATGACAGGCAATGTCATGATGCCAAATGGATTTACTCATTCCATCACGCCATCACCTACCTTATCGGCTGAGCAGCGACCCCCGCTCCGGCGCAGTAGGGGTACAGACAGCAAGATTTCTCGTGTGAGGCCATCGCCACTAATAAAACCAGTGCAGAGCCCCAAGAATGTATGGCAGGGACGGAAGCGTGGTGGTAGCTTGCATTCATCGCCATCTCTGGGAGCCATTGAATCCATTTCTAATGCCATGCAGGATTCGAGTAATGGTTTTTCGATATCATCACCAGCTTTGTCGCCAGCATCGATGAGTCTGCCGCGAAGTAACACGGTAGCGAAACCTCTCCCTGCTCGATCATCTACGATGGATGAAACCAAGTCAGGTGCGTCCAACCCTGGTCATGGCGACACCCAAGAGCATGCAGAGCGCACCCCTTTCTTAAAGAGTCCATCTCCCATCGAATTGGCGAATTCAGATCCGACACAGCCAGCAACGCAGCCAGCAACTCCAGGCACGTTGATGGGTCTTGCGTATTCTCCTCGGCCAAGCTCAGCGCCAGTTGAAACGGTGGGATCCGTCACGTCGACACCGGCACTACCTCCATCGACCTCATCGCAGCAAAACATCTACTACCCACCTAGCTACGGTGGGATGAACTCATACCAAACCCAAAATGCTGTAAGCGCTGTCACGGCATCTGCTCTGATCAACGCATCACAGCCACCACATGGTATATTTTTCCAAGGTGGTGCTGTACCGCACAAATCTTTCTATCCGAGTGGCGTTTCCCAGGACGGCCCTGCTAGCTGGTTCAACATGCGCCGTGCGGAAAACTTTGGACTGGATCAGCGCCGAACGTCCCACAAGGCTGCTGAACAAAAACGTCGCGATTCGCTCAAGCACTGCTTTGATGAGCTGCGTGTATTGCTACCTAGCATCACTGTGGACCATAATTCACCCGGTGGGTCTATGCTAGGTCCGGATGGATCAAACGAAGACCGCCTAGCTGAAGGCTTTGGACTCATGGAAATGTCCGACCGAAATGGAGACCAGCCAAGCGCCCAGGGTGAGGGTGTCTCGGATTCGAACCTAGATCCAAATCGGACCATCGCCAAGGTTTTACTTTTACGGCATTCAAATGAGTACCTTATCCGCCTGAAAAAGCGTATTGAACGTCGTGATGTGGCTTTGCAGACACTCAGCGAAGAGGTGGTGCGTCTTAGATCCATCTTAAGCAAGCAAGGCATTTCCTTTGATGGCGAGGATGCCAAGGTATCCAGCGAACTGAGTTCTCTCAGCATCAAATCAGAAAAACGTGAGCCGCCCACAAGGCAGGATGTGCCCGTCGGCCATCCAGAGAATCAGGACGCGTCGTCCGGAGACGTGGAGAGACCGCTGAATCCTTAA
- a CDS encoding diphthine methyl ester acylhydrolase: MLSIAPSLYQESTELCADSIESHPYLPYVFAESTYQVDQDKTTDAPSPSYTRRGRCRLRRADVQGDAVSCMTLDTWDGAAILDTKWCLASSEKQAQHGYGILGIADASGHVHLLHLQDYESAYRLAPWKSWRMNHHDALCLSLDWSDRCRPGADDARMILSQSNGTLCMVPSLNSAAPLPQACETWLAHDFEAWITAWDCWNDGVVAWSGGDDLALKGWDMRMPLYNGQRASTFTTRKCFEGGVTTIQSHPHKQHYWAVGSYDEKIRLFDARNTRSPLSETEVGGGIWRTKWHPDESQKLLLACMHGGLVVLDCPGLDAGAPSPDPMRILTKFQGHNSIAYGCDWERGSPQDHLVYSCSFYDASMHIWKW, translated from the exons ATGTTGTCCATAGCTCCGAGTCTGTACCAAGAGTCGACGGAGCTATGTGCAGACTCTATTGAGTCGCACCCGTATTTACCCTACGTTTTTGCCGAGTCAACGTATCAGGTGGATCAAGACAAAACCACGGATGCACCTAGCCCTTCATACACACGtcgcggccgctgccggcTGCGCCGAGCTGACGTTCAAGGCGATGCAGTCAGCTGCATGACCCTAGATACATGGGATGGAGCAGCCATCCTAGATACTAAGTGGTGTCTTGCTTCTTCTGAGAaacaggcgcagcatggGTACGGTATTTTGGGGATTGCGGATGCTTCAGGGCACGTACATTTGTTGCACTTGCAGGATTACGAATCAGCCTATCGCCTAGCCCCTTGGAAATCGTGGCGCATGAACCATCATGATGCATTATGTTTGAGTCTCGACTGGTCCGATAGGTGTCGTCCTGGCGCCGATGATGCACGTATGATTTTGAGTCAAAGCAACGGAACGTTATGTATGGTACCAAGCTTAAATTCAGCTGCACCACTTCCCCAAGCATGCGAAACGTGGTTGGCACATGACTTCGAGGCATGGATCACGGCATGGGATTGTTGGAATGATGGTGTTGTGGCTTGGAGTGGTGGTGATGATTTGGCCCTAAAAGGTTGGGATATGCGTATGCCGCTGTATAATGGACAGCGTGCATCTACCTTCACTACGCGTAAATG CTTTGAAGGAGGAGTCACAACGATCCAGAGTCATCCCCACAAGCAACATTATTGGGCTGTCGGGAGCTACGACGAAAAAATCCGGCTCTTTGATGCTCGGAACACACGCTCACCTCTGAGTGAAACGGAAGTGGGTGGCGGTATATGGCGCACGAAATGGCATCCGGACGAGTCTCAGAAACTTCTTCTTGCATGCATGCATGGCGGCTTGGTCGTTTTGGATTGTCCAGGTCTTGATGCAGGGGCGCCATCACCAGATCCCATGCGCATCCTCACAAAATTTCAGGGTCATAATAGCATCGCTTATGGATGTGATTGGGAGCGTGGGTCACCGCAAGATCATCTCGTCTACAGCTGCTCGTTCTATGACGCTTCAATGCACATATGGAAATGGTAG
- a CDS encoding DNA topoisomerase III, with the protein MRVLCVAEKPSMAKSLAQILSHGSYTNRPGRDKYCRNYDFAYKLPRHVFGSHAPSVGPSMISAEITFTSVRGHMMELDFPEEYRWGKCNPSALFQAPITTSISKEAEKLAQNLSAEVRGSDMLIIWTDCDREGENIGYEVAQHCLSKRRNLVVKRARFSAVIADQIHRACMNLVDLDLHAVHAVDARQQIDLRIGAAFTRLQTARLVPLLHVDRMVISYGPCQFPTLGFVVDHYRRVQAFVPEPFWFIDLRHKTDTHSSAVEFIWDRKHLFDEHIVKILHGRCKEAVEAQVTCVQCRPTSKRKPSPLTTVELQKNLSRLTGMAPKKILDLAEALYQRGLLSYPRTETDQYDNDFDFVGLLDKQRQDAQWGALVSELCASAAGATVAPGALKYERPRNGRKNDKAHPPIHPTAHANDLRADEKKVYDYVTRRFLASCATDALGEETKVCIEMGGETFHTSGLFVKDTAYMKLFTYEHWSNKSIPEYRERQRFRPSTLTVKQGCTSAPKLLTEADLVHLMDKHGIGTDATIAEHIKKVMDRQYVVTQKQGNTNYLLPSTLGMGLVEGYEGLDTSQQLCKPKLRHDTETQLGLISAAQRTKDDTITECMEEYKKIYDVVERDFDRIGRAVSTYFQALPSSSGPSFPSLAQNTETARAATTSHDIPKCHCAHVCKSSTDARSGRSYWSCGKQGHANDDCGFFKWCSAPPPSSSEPRMKRQRTSATCPERIMCHCDLTAKRCETRKGPNTGRVFYACPKESARARCKFFAWADENDTAVASSAPSRPRTSSKRTNGRRNSRRTPNRMR; encoded by the exons ATGCGTGTCTTATGTGTTGCAGAGAAGC CATCTATGGCGAAATCTCTTGCGCAGATACTTTCGCATGGATCGTATACCAAT CGCCCGGGTCGAGACAAGTACTGTCGCAACTATGACTTTGCATACAAGCTGCCGCGTCATGTCTTTGGATCGCATGCACCTTCAGTAGGTCCGAGCATGATATCTGCTGAGATTACGTTCACGTCCGTCCGTGGCCATATGATGGAACTTGATTTTCCAGAAGAGTACCGCTGGGGCAAGTGTAATCCTTCTGCCCTATTCCAAGCTCCAATCACTACTAGTATTTCTAAAGAAGCCGAAAAACTTGCTCAGAATCTCTCTGCTGAAGTTCGAGGATCAGATATGCTCATTATTTGGACTGACTGTGATCGTGAAGGTGAAAATATCGGATACGAGGTTGCACAACACTGCCTATCTAAGCGTAGGAATCTGGTGGTAAAACGTGCGCGCTTCAGTGCCGTGATTGCTGACCAGATTCACCGCGCTTGCATGAACCTCGTGGACCTGGATTTGCATGCTGTGCACGCTGTCGATGCTCGACAACAAATCGACTTGCGCATAGGCGCGGCATTCACGCGACTTCAAACAGCACGACTCGTTCCATTGTTACATGTGGATCGAATGGTGATCAGCTACGGACCATGCCAGTTTCCGACGTTAGGGTTCGTTGTTGACCATTATAGACGCGTTCAGGCTTTTGTTCCGGAGCCATTTTGGTTCATCGATTTGCGTCACAAAACAGATACTCATTCCTCGGCGGTGGAATTCATATGGGACAGAAAGCATCTCTTTGATGAACACATTGTGAAAATCTTGCATGGACGATGCAAAGAAGCTGTTGAAGCACAAGTAACATGTGTCCAATGCCGCCCCACAAGCAAGCGGAAACCGTCACCTTTGACTACAGTTGAGCTCCAGAAAAATTTATCGCGGTTGACTGGCATGGCGCCCAAAAAAATTTTGGACTTGGCAGAAGCATTATATCAACGTGGTCTGCTGTCGTATCCCCGTACTGAGACGGATCAGTATGACAACGACTTTGACTTTGTGGGACTTTTGGACAAGCAGCGCCAAGATGCACAGTGGGGTGCATTGGTATCAGAGTTGTGTGCAtcggcagcaggcgcaACAGTTGCTCCGGGCGCACTCAAATATGAACGTCCTCGAAATGGACGCAAGAACGACAAAGCTCACCCGCCCATCCACCCCACAGCGCACGCCAACGACCTTCGAGCTGATGAGAAAAAAGTGTATGACTACGTAACTCGTCGATTCCTGGCGAGTTGCGCGACAGATGCATTGGGTGAAGAAACCAAAGTGTGCATTGAAATGGGCGGCGAGACATTTCACACGTCGGGGTTGTTTGTGAAGGATACGGCGTATATGAAACTGTTTACCTACGAACATTGGTCGAACAAATCGATTCCAGAGTACCGAGAGCGTCAGCGCTTCCGACCCAGCACATTGACAGTGAAACAGGGCTGCACATCAGCGCCTAAGTTGCTGACAGAGGCAGATCTGGTTCACTTAATGGACAAGCACGGTATTGGAACTGATGCCACCATCGCAGAACATATAAAAAAAGTCATGGATCGACAGTATGTCGTCACGCAAAAGCAAGGAAACACCAACTATTTACTTCCATCTACGTTAGGAATGGGACTTGTTGAAGGATACGAAGGCTTAGACACGAGTCAGCAGCTATGCAAGCCCAAATTACGACATGATACTGAGACACAGCTAGGCTTGATTTCTGCAGCACAACGAACTAAAGACGATACTATTACCGAATGCATGGAAGAGTACAAAAAGATTTACGACGTTGTGGAACGAGACTTTGATCGCATCGGACGAGCCGTGAGTACCTATTTTCAAGCGCTTCCCTCATCCTCCGGCCCATCTTTTCCGTCACTTGCGCAAAACACTGAAACAGCAAGAGCAGCGACTACCTCCCATGATATACCCAAATGTCATTGTGCTCATGTATGCAAGTCGTCTACTGATGCGCGTTCCGGGCGCTCGTATTGGTCGTGTGGTAAACAAGGGCATGCCAACGATGATTGCGGCTTTTTTAAGTGGTGCTCTGCTCCGCCCCCCTCGTCGAGTGAGCCACGCATGAAGCGCCAGAGAACTTCTGCAACCTGCCCGGAGCGCATCATGTGTCATTGTGACCTGACGGCAAAACGCTGTGAAACTCGAAAG GGTCCGAACACGGGACGTGTATTTTATGCATGTCCGAAAGAGAGCGCTCGTGCCAG ATGCAAGTTTTTCGCGTGGGCTGACGAGAATGATACCGCGGTcgcaagcagcgcgccTTCACGTCCGCGTACAAGCTCAAAGAGAACGAATGGTCGCAGGAATTCGAGGCGCACGCCTAATCGAATGAGATAG
- a CDS encoding osomolarity two-component system, sensor histidine kinase NIK1 — MATLLRPALRYSPTSVPSQEAAEGGGDAGLDYVANLLQSIVQATRVPVTSSHDQHTVHRGSDAQYDELHLVHLPIGGSSNPKIAEIQQLIDVLARRLWCAEDRHAVDMRSRPYIQTRNLPDPVSRLTAERADPVLRSPHIAPILAAVAPTGMDPNEMLDYASAESGLSAEEELHLLRAQVRDIARVCKAVALGDLSQHIMVPVQGPVMVELKEIINQMVDRLGNFASEVTRVSLEVGTQGKLGGQADVPGVQGTWKELKDVVNRLAENLTNQVRGVALVTKAVARGDLSKKIDVQADGEILELKVTINVMVDQLRHFANEVTRVSREVGSQGRLGGQAYVPGVKGVWKELTDNVNRMCLNLTEQVRSIGMVTTSVARGDLTKTIEITAEGEMAELKDTVNSMVAQLRVFASEVVRMSLEVGTFGRLGGQANVPNVEGIWKDLTLSVNKMADNLTSQVREIARVTKCVAEGVLTEFITVDVQGEILELKDTVNNMVRQLRTLSDEIIRVSVEVGTEGRLGGQANVEDVKGQWEVLTKRVNMMASNLTTQVRSIATVNTAVARGDLSKTINVEVRGEFLDLKNTVNNMVESLRTFSTEVTRVATEVGTEGKLGGRANVLGVDGTWKDLTDSVNTMAANLTLQVRTIAHATTAVARGDLTQKVTISVSGEILDLVNTINNMIDQLSFFASEVTRVAREVGTEGKLGVQAQKKDIEGTWDEITDNVNIMANNLTSQVRAFAQITAAATDGDFSRFVTVEASGEMDSLKTKINQMVYSLRDSIQKNTAAREAAELANRSKSEFLANMSHEIRTPMNGIIGMTSLTLETVLSRTQRENLVTVSTLASNLLAIIDDILDISKIEAGRMNIEEIPFSLRGIVFSVLKTLSVRAAQKKLNLVYEVAPEVPDPLIGDALRLKQIITNLIGNAVKFTESGGIVALRCKLNSPPDAAETVLEFCASDSGIGIKQDKLDMIFDTFCQADGSTTRKYGGTGLGLSISRRLVNLMGGDMWVRSHLGKGSDFFFTMVVRRDKFTTEQLNERMHPYKGRKVLFLDTKGEGADVARMIDQLGLKPIVFHTLKETMQHSSSFNRIDAIVTDVLYVVSHLRTIEQLRYIPINLVTQETLTLNLTYCLDYGISSYINTPMSLEDLYYALLPSLESSAAIPSEGNTDVTYHILLAEDNLVNQKLACKILQNQGHKVDVVDNGEQAVEATQRCRYDVILMDVSMPVMGGIEATMAIREREQSLNLEPIPIVALTAHAMLGDKEKCLQAGMNAYVSKPIRRVELVSTLNQLLSQKQPKQS, encoded by the coding sequence ATGGCGACCTTGTTGCGCCCTGCGCTGCGGTACTCGCCAACCTCTGTGCCGAGCCAAGAGGCAGCGGAAGGAGGTGGCGATGCCGGCCTTGATTATGTCGCCAATTTGCTGCAGTCCATTGTTCAGGCCACCCGTGTACCTGTCACATCTTCTCACGACCAACACACGGTCCACAGAGGCAGTGATGCACAGTACGATGAGCTGCACCTCGTGCATCTTCCGATTGGTGGATCATCCAACCCCAAGATTGCCGAGATCCAGCAGCTAATCGATGTCCTTGCGCGCCGTCTGTGGTGCGCCGAAGACAGACACGCCGTGGATATGCGTTCGCGGCCTTACATTCAAACACGCAATTTGCCGGACCCTGTTTCGCGACTGACTGCCGAGCGTGCTGATCCTGTGTTGCGCAGTCCGCATATTGCGCCGATTCTCGCGGCGGTCGCTCCGACGGGTATGGATCCGAACGAGATGCTCGATTACGCTTCGGCAGAAAGTGGTCTCAGTGCGGAAGAGGAGCTGCATTTACTGCGTGCACAGGTCCGTGATATCGCCCGTGTATGTAAGGCGGTCGCGTTAGGCGATCTATCGCAGCATATCATGGTGCCTGTCCAAGGACCTGTCATGGTGGAACTCAAGGAGATCATCAATCAGATGGTGGACCGGCTGGGCAACTTTGCCAGCGAAGTAACGCGTGTGTCACTGGAAGTCGGCACACAAGGCAAGCTCGGTGGGCAGGCTGACGTTCCGGGTGTGCAGGGCACATGGAAGGAACTCAAAGACGTGGTGAACCGCCTGGCCGAGAACCTTACGAACCAAGTGCGCGGCGTGGCGCTGGTCACCAAGGCTGTTGCACGAGGTGATCTGTCGAAAAAGATCGATGTTCAAGCCGATGGCGAGATTCTCGAGCTCAAAGTCACCATCAACGTCATGGTGGACCAGCTCCGGCATTTCGCGAACGAAGTAACGCGTGTATCGCGTGAAGTCGGCTCTCAAGGTCGATTGGGTGGCCAGGCTTATGTGCCTGGCGTGAAGGGCGTGTGGAAAGAGCTTACGGACAACGTGAACCGCATGTGTCTGAACCTCACTGAGCAAGTGCGGTCGATCGGTATGGTCACGACTTCTGTCGCACGTGGTGACCTCACCAAGACCATCGAAATCACCGCCGAGGGAGAAATGGCTGAGCTCAAGGATACCGTCAACAGCATGGTTGCTCAGCTACGAGTTTTTGCCAGTGAAGTAGtgcgcatgtcgctcgAAGTCGGCACGTTTGGTCGTCTTGGTGGACAGGCCAACGTTCCGAATGTGGAAGGTATCTGGAAGGATCTCACGCTCAGCGTCAACAAAATGGCCGACAACCTCACGTCGCAAGTGCGCGAAATCGCGCGCGTCACCAAGTGTGTCGCCGAAGGCGTGCTCACCGAGTTTATCACGGTCGATGTCCAGGGTGAGATTCTCGAGCTCAAGGACACCGTCAATAACATGGTGCGGCAATTGCGCACGCTGTCGGACGAGATTATCCGCGTATCCGTCGAAGTAGGCACCGAGGGTCGTCTAGGGGGCCAGGCCAATGTGGAAGACGTCAAGGGCCAATGGGAAGTGCTCACGAAGCGTGTCAACATGATGGCCTCAAACCTTACGACGCAGGTGCGCTCCATTGCCACAGTCAATACAGCTGTCGCACGCGGCGATCTCAGCAAAACCATCAACGTGGAAGTGCGCGGCGAATTCCTCGATTTGAAGAACACCGTCAATAACATGGTGGAAAGTCTGCGCACCTTCTCCACGGAAGTCACGCGTGTGGCCACCGAAGTCGGTACGGAGGGTAAGCTCGGTGGTCGTGCGAATGTGCTGGGTGTCGATGGCACTTGGAAGGATCTCACGGATTCAGTGAACACGATGGCCGCCAATCTCACGCTGCAGGTGCGAACTATTGCGCATGCCACGACAGCTGTGGCGCGTGGTGATCTGACGCAAAAGGTGACCATCTCTGTCAGCGGTGAAATACTCGATCTAGTCAACACCATCAACAACATGATTGATCAATTGTCGTTCTTCGCCTCCGAAGTCACGCGTGTGGCGCGTGAGGTAGGTACCGAGGGCAAGCTAGGCGTTCAGGCGCAGAAGAAGGACATCGAAGGTACTTGGGACGAAATCACGGACAATGTCAATATCATGGCCAACAACTTAACGTCCCAGGTGCGTGCGTTTGCCCAGATTACAGCTGCAGCAACGGATGGCGACTTTTCGCGCTTCGTCACCGTTGAGGCCAGCGGTGAAATGGACTCGCTCAAGACCAAGATCAATCAAATGGTGTACAGTCTGCGTGACAGTATCCAAAAGAACACGGCAGCTCGTGAAGCTGCCGAACTGGCAAATCGCTCCAAGTCTGAGTTTTTGGCTAACATGTCGCACGAAATCCGCACGCCCATGAATGGTATCATTGGTATGACATCGCTCACGCTCGAAACGGTACTTTCCCGCACACAGCGTGAAAACCTCGTGACCGTCTCGACTCTTGCTAGCAATTTACTGGCCATTATTGACGACATTCTCGATATTTCGAAGATCGAGGCTGGCCGTATGAACATTGAAGAGATTCCCTTCAGCCTGCGTGGCATCGTGTTCAGTGTGCTCAAAACCCTGAGTGTGCGTGCTGCCCAAAAGAAACTGAACCTCGTCTACGAAGTGGCACCCGAGGTGCCAGATCCTCTCATCGGTGACGCCCTGCGTCTCAAGCAGATCATCACCAACTTGATTGGCAATGCTGTCAAGTTTACCGAGAGCGGTGGCATTGTCGCATTGCGCTGTAAACTCAACAGCCCGCCCGATGCGGCGGAGACTGTGCTCGAGTTTTGTGCGTCCGATTCAGGTATCGGTATCAAGCAGGACAAACTGGATATGATTTTCGACACATTCTGTCAAGCTGATGGCTCAACGACGCGGAAGTATGGTGGCACAGGTCTTGGACTGTCCATTTCACGCCGACTCGTGAACCTCATGGGTGGTGATATGTGGGTGCGCAGCCACCTTGGCAAAGGCTCTGACTTTTTCTTCACCATGGTAGTGCGGCGCGACAAGTTCACAACAGAGCAATTAAatgagcgcatgcatccTTACAAGGGACGCAAGGTGCTATTCCTGGATACCAAGGGCGAGGGAGCAGACGTGGCTCGCATGATTGACCAACTTGGCTTGAAACCGATTGTATTCCATACCCTGAAAGAAACGATGCAGCACAGCTCGTCCTTCAACcgcatcgatgccatcgtAACAGACGTATTGTACGTGGTATCGCATCTACGCACCATTGAACAGCTTCGCTATATCCCCATCAATCTCGTCACCCAGGAAACGCTCACACTCAATCTCACATACTGCTTGGACTACGGTATTTCGTCCTACATCAACACGCCCATGTCGCTGGAAGACCTGTACTATGCCCTCCTTCCCTCGCTAGAAAGCAGCGCGGCCATTCCAAGCGAAGGTAACACGGACGTTACGTACCATATTCTTCTCGCCGAGGACAATTTGGTTAACCAGAAGCTGGCTTGCAAGATCCTGCAGAACCAGGGCCACAAAGTGGATGTTGTCGACAACGGCGAGCAGGCCGTTGAAGCAACGCAGCGCTGCAGATACGATGTGATTCTTATGGATGTAAGCATGCCTGTCATGGGAGGTATCGAGGCCACCATGGCTATTCGAGAACGCGAACAGTCGCTCAATCTGGAGCCTATCCCCATTGTGGCCCTGACCGCACATGCCATGCTGGGTGACAAAGAAAAGTGTCTACAAGCTGGCATGAATGCATACGTGAGCAAGCCTATTCGGCGTGTAGAACTGGTGTCCACACTGAACCAGCTTCTAAGCCAAAAACAACCAAAGCAATCCTAA
- a CDS encoding meiotic recombination protein SPO11: MEGVRMVPKNHACHTVAVGAPRAKNASRHSRVFWEFPSKCPERMVQWARFFCVLRHTHAALASNTVITKRDIYYRDPNLFQSQCRVDSMIVRICMTLSCTRASLNITASARSVVVGPIRFHTVQNSTIRPERYAKDTLEQLIPDPSMIRGVTCHANWILMVEKHAVFQTLCSLRFLDKVQQYGITCPGLLMTGKGYPDHAARWLLHELVRSKQCHCVYFLVDSDPHGIDIIRTYCEALDPSDWARMYWLGIKTRQWMQHTTCTQMLPMSRADRNKAMHVLNHRTHLPPLLRREVAAQLHAGYKCEIEALGEAGGDNMIEFVCHEMQQCTPVLGLDGV; this comes from the coding sequence ATGGAGGGTGTGCGAATGGTCCCCAAGAACCACGCATGTCATACAGTCGCTGTGGGCGCACCTCGCGCGAAGAACGCCAGCCGCCATAGCCGGGTATTTTGGGAGTTCCCGTCGAAATGTCCAGAGCGCATGGTACAATGGGCCCGCTTCTTTTGTGTATTGCGTCACACACATGCGGCACTTGCATCGAACACCGTCATCACGAAAAGAGACATTTACTATCGAGATCCCAACTTATTTCAGAGTCAGTGTCGAGTGGATTCCATGATCGTGCGCATATGCATGACCCTCTCGTGTACGCGAGCTTCGTTGAATATCACGGCTTCAGCGAGGAGTGTCGTGGTAGGACCTATCCGGTTTCATACCGTGCAAAACAGCACCATACGTCCGGAGCGTTACGCCAAGGATACACTCGAGCAGCTGATCCCCGATCCCTCCATGATTCGAGGTGTTACATGTCATGCAAACTGGATCCTGATGGTCGAAAAACATGCTGTATTTCAAACACTCTGCTCACTGCGTTTTCTTGATAAGGTACAACAATACGGCATAACCTGTCCTGGACTTCTCATGACTGGTAAGGGATATCCAGATCATGCAGCACGATGGCTTCTACATGAACTGGTACGCAGCAAGCAATGCCACTGTGTGTACTTTCTCGTGGACAGCGATCCACATGGCATTGACATCATACGCACCTACTGCGAGGCACTGGACCCCTCCGACTGGGCTCGCATGTATTGGTTGGGAATAAAAACGCGGCAGTGGATGCAGCACACCACCTGCACACAGATGCTACCCATGTCACGCGCGGACCGCAACAAGGCCATGCATGTGCTCAACCATCGTACACACCTACCACCCTTACTGCGCAGGGAAGTGGCAGCACAACTTCATGCAGGGTACAAGTGCGAAATCGAGGCGCTTGGTGAAGCTGGTGGTGACAACATGATCGAGTTTGTATGCCATGAAATGCAACAGTGCACACCTGTCTTAGGCCTTGATGGTGTGTGA